gggggggggggcaccatgGGTCAGATCCCCGGCCTGGACCCGGACTCTGGCCCGCCTGCCCTTGGGACCCACCCACCACCCAAAGAAGCCCAAGGCCTCCCCTCTCCGCTCCCCTTCACCCAGGCTGTCGCAGCGGGCTTTCAGCTACCGCCCCTGCCCAGGCCCCACGCCCCCCACATCCCGGTTCCCCGGGAGTCACCAACCcgcctctcctgccctccagctgctgtcctatttcatttttttaatatggtgctgaggtttgaacctagtgcctcacgcgtgctaggccagcgctctaccactgagctacaaccccagctccacttCTTCATTCTTTAAAGAACTCTTTGCCTGCCCCCAAACCACaagaatatttttgcttttacacAGATCTTCATCGCTTTATCTTCCACACTTGGATCTGCAGCTGCCTGGCACTGGTTTTCCTGGGTCATGGCATACTGTTTCATGCCCATATGGCCCTGGGGCCCAGTACCACGTCCTGCCGGGCAGGGCAGTGGCATTTGGTCACGTCTCAGAGGCACCACGTGTGTGTGAAGGAGCACACAACCAAGTCCCACACGGCCCACAGGGAGATGAAAAGACTGCAGGGATCTTGGGGCAGGAGATGGCAGGATCTATCCAGGCTTTTAGataactacccccccccccccccgccgccgccgtcCCTTGGAGAGGGAACACAGAgccccagggaggcaggaggcccTCCAAGCTGGGGAGGCGAGctgtgggcagggctggaggagagAGGGTTAGCAGGTTTGATGAGGACAAACCTCATGGGTCAGGTGGAGCTGACCGAGCCTTCAGAAGAAAgcccttccttcattcccctgCCCTGTGAACCTTCCTGGTGGTGGCCTGCCTCAACACAGGGAGGAAGAATAGGCCACGTTCACGACTCAGCTCTACTGTGGAGCCTCCATTACTGGCAGAGACAAGCACCTGGTCAGTGGGCCAAGTGACTGGGTGAAGAAGAGATGGCCAGACCTATCCAAGCAGCTGAGTCCCCTACTACACAGGAGGGAGTGGGTCAAGGAAGAGTGCTGTGCCCCTGAATACCACTAGAGGGCATCAGGACTCCTCAGCGAAAAAGACAACCTTAAAGCCACTCTGCCTGGGGTCCCTTGGTCCTGACCCCTGCCATCCAGATAGGAGAGGGATAAGATGGAGGTTCCAGGGGGATTGCCAAGCCCTTTCCTAAAACCATGTGGTCCCTTTCAAGCCCTTGATCTTGAGACAGCTCTTAAAAGCAAGAGCTAACTTTCAATGAGCAATTAATGCATTCCATGCTGTCTTAAATGCTCATtaaagctgggcatagtggtgcgtGTCTGTAACCcaagtgactggggaggctgaggcagcaggatctccagttcaaagccagcctcagcaacttaggccctagctataccctgtctcaaaattaaaaaaataaaaataaataaattaaaagaggttggggatgtgcctcagtggttaagaacacttaggttcaatccctggcactaaataaataaataaataaataaataagcttggGAAAGGGTGGGCTTCTTCCTGTTGTTTTGAAATAGTTTTACTGAGGCATAATCATGCATAATAAACTGTAAATATTTAAAGTGTACTATGTGCTAGGCTTTGACATATGAATATACTCAGAAATCATTGCCATAATCCAGAGAGATGACATCTCCTTTGTCCAAAGGTTCTTGTGCCCCCCTGtgactccttcctccctcctaggGAACCATCAGTctgcttttcatcactatgaagTGGCACATGCTTGTTCATACAGTAAAAAAGAGAACAGTATGCCTGACATTGCCATACAGTATTATTTTGAGACTCACCCATACTACTgcatatatcaaaatttaaaaaaaatttttttagttgtagatggacacaatatctttgttttatttatttattttttatgtggtgctgaggatcgaacccagtgcctcacacatgtgaggcaagcactcaaccactaagctacaacccaagccccatatcaaattttttaaatgataaatattctATTGTTGGATATATCACAATTTGCTACCACTAATTAATATGTTGGTGAACATTTGGGCATTTATAAATGTTGGCTATTACTTAtaaaactgttttgaaatttgtgTGAAAGTTCGTGTATGAGTACAATCTTGTTTCTTTGGGGTAAATACCTGGGAATGGAATGGCTAGGTCATGTAGTGGctatgtatttatcttttttttttaatatttatttattttttagttatcggcagacacaacatctctgttggtatgtggtgctgaggatcgaacccgggccgcacgcatgccagacgagcgcgctaccgcttgagccacatccccagccctgtattgatctttttaagaaactgcccaACTATTTCCAGTGTGTTTGCTTTTAGGTTGGTTTTGttgctttgttctgttttatttatatatatatttttttcaagttataaatggacacaatacttttctttctttcctgatgtgctgctgaggatcgcacCAGTGCCTGCCATGttccaggtgagtgctctacctctgagccacatccccagccctggctgtttTGTAATGGTGCTAGGGATGAACTGGGTCCAGGTCAGGTGgtcaggcactctgccactgagccaccctcACTGGCCATCCAGGATGGCTGTACAGTTCCACGGTCCCCCAGTGCTGATGGAATGTTCCAGATGCCCAGTCCGTGGCATGGCCAGTCTTGTCTGGTCATGCCAGCAGGTGTGCTGCGGTGTCTCCTTGAGGTTTAATTTGCCTTCCGTGTGACATCCTGTGTGCTTTCCTGGATGTGTTTGCCATTCATACGTCTTCTTTGGTGAAATAACTGaccaaatttaattttcttatttaggtCGTTTTTTTTATGATTCAGCTTGAGGATTCTGTGCACACTCTGTTTATCAGTGCATCTGCACATATGGAATCAGCTGTCACTGACCAAACACCTGAGAACCAACTGAGAAGGAGGAAAGACTTATTCAGAGACTCTGGTCCACGGCTACTGGGACCCACTGCTTTGGACCCACGTCAAGCTAGCCTGCCATGGGAGGGAGCAAGTGCTGGAGAGGGTCTTTACCTCATGGCGGCCAGGAAGAAGGGACAGAGCAAAGGGCCGGGTTCCAGCAGACCCTTCCTCCCCTGGGGCCCTACCTCCTGCAGGCCTCACCAGCTCCCAACAGTACCGCAGGCCTTTAGCCATGGGCCTTGGGGAGACGGTCACGGTCCAAAGTGCAGCACCCTGCGTCTGACTTGCGTGTGTTTCTCCCAGGCTGAggcttatgttttcattttcaacagTGTCTCTCGGAAAGCAagcgcgtgcgtgtgtgtgtgcgcgcgcgtgcacacaaGCCCAAAACCCAAgcttgctgggcaagtgctctgccttgagttacattcccagccttcaAACTTTTACTTTTGATAAAGCCagttattcagctttttttttcccatgcccTGTTCTGGTTTTGTATCTAAATTTTCTCCAGAAAGTTCTGTAGTTGGACTTTGCGCTGAGGGCTGTGTTCTGTTTGGGTTAATCTGTGGAGGCATGAAGTGGGGTTAACTGGTTCAGACATGCACATCCAGTTGTCCCTGAGTCTCTCCCTGAAGAGACTTTCCTTTCCCACAGAAGGGTCTTTCCACCCCTGTCCAATGTCAGCTGACCACATTGTACACGGGTCAGTTTCCACCTCTGTCCAATGTCAGCTGACCACATTGTACACGGGTCAGTTTCCACCTCTGTCCATGTCAGCTGAACATATGTGTATAAGGGTCAGTTTCCACCTCTGTCCATGTCAGCTGAACATATGTGTATAAGGGTCAGTTTCTGCTTCAAGTACTGTGAAGAGGTGACTGACTGTCTTCTCTTTTGCATTGTTCCCACAAGAAGTCTGCTGTCACCTGTTGTTTTATTATTCCTCCTGAATGTGCCTGTTTTCTCTAGTtgcacttttttttctcttggttgcTTTTGGTGGGGGGGAGGTTCAAAGCTTTATTGGCACAATTCCTCCACTTACACTTGACTCTCTGGTCAGAGTTGTGCAGCTCCATCAGGATGGGTTCTGCAGGGGTCCCCCGCCAGCTCCAGCCAAGCACAGATTCACTTTCCATCGTTGGCAAACTGGAAGGGTCATGTAAATGGGCGAGCGCCGTGTGGCCTTCGTGTCGTGCTCTTTCCTTGGCACATTCTCAGGCTCACCCAGTCTGCAGGGGTGCCAGTGTCTCACTTTCTTATTGTCACATACTATTTTATGGCAAGGACAGACCATACCCTGTGTCTGGGATGCCCCTCCCCTGGGCCTGGAATTTCCACAGTGCCTCTCCTCCTAAGGCTGAGCGGGAGGCAGTTGCTCATGCTCAACCGGACGATGCGCAGTTGAGTCTCCATTTACTTTCAGTTCTTCCTGGTCCACCTCAAGGAAAAAGCTTGCTTGGCCTTACCCTGGGCTGGATGGGAGAGCCAAGGCCAGGGCTCCACTGTACCTGGGGCCTGGAGAGGTCATGGGAAGGGATCAAGAATTGAGGGTGCACCCTTCGCTGTCGCTTCGCCTCTGAGGTCCCAGAGCCACCCTTCCTGCTTTCATGAGTTGTAATGGACAGATCATAGCACCCCAGAGCGATGATTCTGATGAATGTTGCAACCGTGGGAGTCAGGATGAATCGCCTAAGAGCACTTCTGGCATGTGACAGAGAAAATGCCAGGAGATGCTCAAGAAGCCAGCAAGGGAAGAAAAGGATCCGAGGGGACTGCCAAAAGCAGTTGGCTCAGAGACAATAATATGCACTGGGAAAAGCAAGTACTTCTCGGAAGCAAAGTGAGAAGGTGTCAGGACCCAGGAAGAAGAATGTGAATATCTGGAGCCACAGGTGGCGGGAAAGGAAGTATCTCATGGTACATGAAGAGATCAGCTACCCTGAGGAAGAAGAGTGACTCTCTTCAGGGATGTGACCTGTCTGTGATGAGAAGCAAAATGTGGTGACCTTTTTTATAGTCATGGGCATGGATCTGAACTCCTGACCTTCAGGTGTATAAGCaagtaaaagaaagaattcaTAACACTAAAGATTTAAGCATCATTTATTCTTACTATATGCTATGCattctttggaatttttcttGCTATGTGCCCAGCAATCTGTTAGATATTAGAGTTTGTTGAGCAAAACATATATCTAAtgtatatatctgtgtgtatCCCATGTGCCTATTTTCAAAACCAAATATTGTTAGATATTCTCTGTATTGAACAGCACTACCTTTCCTTTGTTCCTGGTGGGACTAGCAAAGATGTAGGcatttaattagaattttttctctgcatttacacacacacacacatacaggatACCACATGGGCATCTCGAATCTTCTTTGCCCCACTACTAAGTTGTCTGTCTGGACAAGTACCCCTCAGTCTGTTTCCTGTTCGGCACGTGCTTCCTGCTGCAAACTTCCATCCCTCATTTATCCTGCATCTGTCATGAACAATCGGTAAACATTTGCCCTCATGTAGACATGGCATTGGGCTGTGGGGATGACCCAGGTGAGGACTGTTGGAGCAGGGGAAGCTTTGCCAGCTAAAGGCAAGATCCCCTGTGGCAATAGGAGGCCCTTGACATCGAGGTGCACCCTCTTCCTGGGAGTGTCCTACCCTGACCTTCTCCTACCCATCCACACATGCCTCAGGCCCTTTACTCACAGTAGGGCCAGGCAGGTGAGCCTGAAGCCACCAGGTGGGTGCTGAGACCAGGCAGGATGTCAGCAACATCTCTGAGGTGACCATGgaggtgggttttttttaaatatattttttattgttgtcaatggatcttttatttatttttttatttgtatgcaatgctgaggatcgaactcagggcatCACACATACCaggcgggtgctctaccactgagccacaccccagccctggacatTTGTTTTAATGCTTCTGTCACTGTGGCCCCCATATCCCACTTGGGCAAGACAGTGTGGTCAAGTGTGTCTGTGCAGAAGGGTGGCGGGACCACCTGAGAGGTTGTCTGCCTAGGGTAGTAGGCACAGTAATCACAGCAACTGATACCTGTGCACACAAGTCATAGGTTCACATTCCCCTGGGGACTGTGAGTCCTCGCCTGCCCTGATCCAGGGTGCCCCTTCGGTTACAGCCAGACAGGACCACCAATGCTGGCAGGGGCCAGGCCACCAGGGCGCCAGGCTGTTCAGGCACTTGGGGAATCTGTGCCAGGTGAGAGTAGGCGGTAGCACCACCTGAGTTCTGCACATCACAGTGGCCACAGTGGCTGCTCCTACTTCACTCCCAGCAACCTCTTCCTCACTCCCATGGCCTCTGGAATCCCTTGGGCATGTTTTCTAACCCCTGGGGTCTGTACTGCTAATGCTACTTGCATGTATTCAGTAAATTACATAGAATTTATCAAGATTGTTActtattgctgcataacaaaaatttagcagcttggggctggggttgtggctcagtggtagagcactcgcccagcacgtgtgaggccctgggttccatcctcagcaccacataaaaataaataaataaaataaaggcccaactacactaaaaaaataaatatttaaaaaattagcagcTCAAAGCAACAAATGCTATGGTCTCACAGCTTCTGTGCACAGGAGTTCATGCTGAGGTGCTGGCACAGGGCTTGTCACGGTCAAGGTCCTATCAAGGGATCCATGTCTAAACTCACTGTCATTGCTATTGGCAGGAGGCCACTGCTGCCCAGTGCCCCTCCACCAAGAAGAGGAGACTTCATCTATCATTCATCTATTATGTTGCTCTCTCCATGGAAAGGGCAGCTGGCTTCCCCAGAGCAGACAGGAAGGAGCCTGCAGCCTTGCCTGGAATGACAGCCCGTCCCCTCTCCAGGGCCCCACTGTCGCATAGGCCAACCTTGGTGCAAGGGGATGTGGCCCATGGAGGAGACTATTGGAGGTGCCCAGGAGGCTGCCAGGCCAGGGCCCCAGTTTCCTTGATGTAGCCCAGGGGTtccagggagcagagggagagCATCCAGGCACAGGTAGGACTGTAGGAAACAGACAGCCTTGGAGCAGGGATGCTaggtgaggggaggagggggcgggGGAACAGTGGGCCTCACCTCTCATAAGCCAGGAATCCAAGCAGCCCCAGCCCGGACCCTGCCCCAATTTTCCAGTGCATGGAGTTTAATGGGCCTGGCCACTAACTTTTGACACCATAGGGATAAGTTCTTCTCCAGATTTCAAATACCTATAATCTGTTGTCATTGTTCAGTCCCCAAGCCACAGGAGAGGACCCAGTTAGACCCACCACACAGGCAGGTAGCCTGCCGACAGTGCACATGAATCGAGCACTTATTGACCCTTGGTCCAGTCCAGGCACGGGGTTGGAAGGGGGGCTGTTGGAGATGAACTGGGAGGGCCATGACCAGTGCCCCTCCACCCAGAAAAGGGACTCCATCTGTTATTCAGCAGGAAGCCTCTGCAAGACAAGCGCAAAGACATGaacagctgggggagggggagggacaaGGAAAGACCCAAGGGTCTCTTCAGAAACAGGAAATATATAGAAGGGTAGGGAGGACAGGAAGAGGCCCCCTGAGAGTGGGAACACCCACTCTTGGGGGCGCTGCTCCCACTATGAGGGCAGCCCTGCAGAAAAGCACCTGATGAGGGTCTATATTGCCTCAGCCCACACAGTGGTGGTAGGAAACAGGGTCAAGCAGTGTCCTGGCTAGTGTGTAGAAAGGCTGAGACTCAGATGTAGGGGACTCACTGCTCCTGAGCCCCAGCCACTCTCAGTTGCCAAGAAGGGGGCAGCCTGGGAGACCCAGAACCATCCCTTTAGTGTCCCCTTCTGGGGACCCAGCTTCAGCCCAGGCTATGCTTCCTAGGACCTCCCTATTGACTCAAGAGAGACCCCAACTCCCATTCTGCACACTGTTTACACCAACTGATTAGCTCAGCACGGGCTGAGGTTGAGCCCACTGTTTTAAGCAGGTGCTAAGTTTGAAAGGACACAGGTGTGGCTGGCGGGAGAACAGTCCCCCTGGACCCAGACAGCTGGAGAAGCCTGCAGCAGGGGAGTGGTCTGAGGTACATAGAGAGTGGGGAGAAAGTTGGGGAGGGGACTGAGTTCAAGGAATAGACATCAGGAGGGTCTGCCCATCTGAGTGTAAGGGTCCTGTGGAGCCAGAGTAGTCCCCGAGGGCTAAGTGGTCCCCACCACAGAGATTCCTTTGGCAACAGGGCCCATAACAGATCCAGGAATCAAGAAGTAAGGGGCAGGGGTGGATGATGCTGCTGCTTCTGGGGAGAGGGGGCATCTGAAGCCCAACCTCACAGGTGGCATCCTGGTTGGCCTCCTCTTTTTGGCCACCCAGGCAGAGAGTCCCCCTTTCCCTGCAGTGTGTCTGGAACCCAACTCTGAGCAAGTGGCCTCCCCTACCTACACACCAGTCTCAGTTCCCAGCAGGGGCCCTACCCTCCCTGAACATCTCCCCTCCTCCAGTCACCCTCTGCAGATCCCTGCAGCCCTCCTGCCAAGGGCAGCCTCCACCTTCTCCTTCCACCCAGATCTAAAGGGAGCAGAGTCCCTGCATGTACGTACACCCAAGGGTACAGCAGCTGGCCCACATGGTGACCTGCTGTTCAGGGGCACTGGCCCAGCCCCCGGGAGCccagggaggcagagagcagggtgACTGTCTTGGTAGAGACTTGGAGGGTTCTGCCAGGTTCCGTGGTCCTGCCCACAGGCGAACCCGTGGGGAGAGGCGAGATAAGCCTGTGGTAGAGGGACTCACCTCCCTGATGGCCCATCCAGGCAGGTGCAGGAAGGTGTCTGATGAATTCGGCCGCTGAGAAGCGGGTCTGAGTACACCTTGCACAGGGCTCTGGAAGCCTCCCTGCGGTCTGAGCTTGTGGCCCGGACCACTCCCTCAAGCACGTGGACCACAGCCTCCCTCCAGCAGCCGCTCTGGAGGGTAGCAGGACTGTGGCTGCAGGGCGCACCGGGTGCGTGCTAGGGTGGCCTGGCACTTCTGCTCGGTGACCTTAGTTGCATCCAAAGGCAGGTGCTCAGGATTCATGGCAGGAATGTCTCCTGAGTCCAGATTACCATCTGCGAGCCTCTCCCAGACACCCTTCCCTGCTGGGACCCCTACCAGTGCAGGCCTGGGGGTCGGCCTGGGTGCACGGGGCGGCTTTGTGCTGAACCTTGAGCTTCAAAGGAAGAAGACAGTCCTCACCCCAGCGAAGGATAACTCCCCGGGGAAACAATGGCATGAAAAGGCGGATCTCTACCTCCCAGGGTCCGGGGAGAAGTTGGGATAAGTACCCTTAGAGATGCCGTGCGACCGCCTTCCAGTACTGAGATACATTCCGGGAAGCCTTCCTGCCTGCGCCCCGTGGGCACGCTTCCCATTCCCACCCCAGCGTCGCCGAGCGGGTCGCCCGCCCTACCGCGGACCAAAGCAATCCCAACGCTCCAGAGGCAGGGGCGGCCCGATAGCAGGCCCCGGCTGCGGGGCGGGCCGGAAGAGGACCCAGTCTGCGAGACGGCTGGGTCTGCGAACAGGCGGGGCCTCGGAAAAGAGGCACCAACCGGCGCGTCTGCCCGGAGCCGGCTGCCGGGCCGCCCGAGGACCACCAACTTGGGCGTTCTGCGGGCCTGAACCAGGCTGTTCACAAAGACAGCAAAACCACCCCAAGCCTCTGGAAATAAATACTCTCTGCTACAGTCTTGGCCAAGGCCGCGGCCCTGGGACCCGCTGCAGTTCAGTGTAGCCACGGCCTCCAGGGTCCGCTCCGGCCTTGAGATCCCATCCTGGGGGCGGCGGGAGGCGCCAGGGTCAGCCTAGGTGGCAGGAGAGGCGCGAACGCGGCCCCTGGGCGCAGCAGGGGAAAGGGGCCGTCTAAGGAGCGCCGCAGCGGGCGGCCAGCGTAGACCTCGGACTCCGGTTCGTCTGCAGCGGCGGGCAGCGAGGCCGAGCGGCGCGAAGACCCCAGCTGGAGCAGGCAGGCTGCCAGGTGGCCGAGTAAGCGGGAGCGAACTTCGGCCGGGACACCCTCGCAGCCAGCCAGGAAGCGGGTCACCTCGGCCAGGCACTCGTTGAAGCCTGCACGGTACTTGCCCAGGACAGCGGGGTCCGAGCTGAGTGCGGCTGCGGGAGCGGCAGAGACCAGCTGTCGTGTCCAGGGCGGTGGCCCTGTGCGCCTCCCGCCCCCTAGCCGCTGCCACCCGCGCCTCACCTGTCACCTGAAAGCGACGCAGGTTTTGCAGATGTATCACCGTCATCTCCAGGATGTCGGCCTTCTCCAGCTTCGAATGGCGGGAGCTCTGGGGGCAGGGACAGGGTGGTGGTCTGTAACTCAGCCATGTCCCATTCCGCTAGCCTCAGTCCTTGGATTCCCCCTTCTCGGCCCCGACTTACATCCTTCCTGACCGCGTCCAGGAGGAGGGTCTTGAGCTGAGCAAGGCTCTGGTTGATGCGCGCTCGGCGCCGCTTCTCCATGATGGGCTTCGAGGACTGCGGGTCGGGCAGCGGCTGAGTCCCGCGTTCGGCCGCCCCGCCCCCAACCGAACCCCCCCCACGCCTGGCGGGAACCCACCTTACGGTGCTCTGCCGCGCTGCGGGGTTTATCTGGGGTCGGGCTGGCGCTGGCCTGCGCTCCTGCCAACGGCGAGGCGCTCGGCTTCTCTGGGGTGTCAGCCGGCATCCTGCACCCCGCGCTCTGGTGCCGGGCAGAAGGTTTGCGCCCTCTGGCGGGTTCCGGCCAAAAGCCCGCGAACCGGGACAGTGGCCGGCTATATAAGGCCGCACCGCCGCGGGGCCTGTGAACCCGGCCAGGCGTCCTTTCCCACACTAGCGTCGGCCAATGGGCAAAGCGCCTCTCCAGCTCAGCTCCGCGGGCGTGCGACCCCGCCTCCCCAGCTGTCACTCACTCGCTGCCGCGCCTGCTCCGCCAGCCCGGACAGTGGGACCGCGGCGCCCCGCTCTGGCAGGTTCCCGGCGCGAGCCAGGAGGGGTGCTCGGGCTGTAGGCTCACCTACCCGCCGCGTGGAAGCCGGAGCGCACGGGGGATGCGGTCCGTCGCGGCGGTGCAGTACGTCTGAAAGGAAATTTCACAAGCCCCTCTAGGAGTGGGGAGCCCGACCTCCACAACTCCTCAGTCTCCAAATTTGTTCAGGCTGCACGTGTGCAGCATGCAGTGCAGGCTTGGGCCTCTAGGGACGTGAACCAACGCCAGCCACTGGGCTGGAGAGAGGTGACTGGCTGAGCTCGGCAGGCAGTTGGTGGCATTGGGTGACACCATAGGGCAATCTGATGTGGGCAGACTGGCAGTGTCACAGGGTGATGACACAAGCCAGGTAGAAGGATGTAATGGTGATGTGCCTTTCTTCTGAGGGCAATTGTTAAAAAGTTTCTGTCTGTTGCTTgctgttgttttcattttgaatcaCACCATGGGCACTGCTTTTCTGTTTAGCACTCAGGGTCCCCAGCATACATGGCCTGACAGACGTCCTGCATCCATGGTGGAGGTTTCCTGAGGTCCTGGAGCCCCGAGGGCTGGAGACCCTCCTGGTGCTCCCAGTCCAGTGGAGGAGGCCTACCACACACCAACAAAAAGCAAACACACTTTTGGAGAGACAGAAAGTGAGGGGTAGGCTGTGGTAGAGAAGCCTCTCCTTCCTCTGGGTGGTCCTGAAGCCTACAGGATGGATTCTTCGCGGGAAGGAAGCTCTGCAAGGTCCAGGTGGA
This sequence is a window from Marmota flaviventris isolate mMarFla1 chromosome 10, mMarFla1.hap1, whole genome shotgun sequence. Protein-coding genes within it:
- the Hes4 gene encoding transcription factor HES-4 isoform X1, with product MPADTPEKPSASPLAGAQASASPTPDKPRSAAEHRKSSKPIMEKRRRARINQSLAQLKTLLLDAVRKDSSRHSKLEKADILEMTVIHLQNLRRFQVTAALSSDPAVLGKYRAGFNECLAEVTRFLAGCEGVPAEVRSRLLGHLAACLLQLGSSRRSASLPAAADEPESEVYAGRPLRRSLDGPFPLLRPGAAFAPLLPPRLTLAPPAAPRMGSQGRSGPWRPWLH
- the Hes4 gene encoding transcription factor HES-4 isoform X2 yields the protein MPADTPEKPSASPLAGAQASASPTPDKPRSAAEHRKSSRHSKLEKADILEMTVIHLQNLRRFQVTAALSSDPAVLGKYRAGFNECLAEVTRFLAGCEGVPAEVRSRLLGHLAACLLQLGSSRRSASLPAAADEPESEVYAGRPLRRSLDGPFPLLRPGAAFAPLLPPRLTLAPPAAPRMGSQGRSGPWRPWLH